From a single Gimesia fumaroli genomic region:
- a CDS encoding pyridoxal-phosphate-dependent aminotransferase family protein has protein sequence MITEHHLHSPIQPPRRTLMGPGPSDVSPSVLSAMASPTVGHLDPYFLQIMDEVQDMLRTLFHTTNELTLAVSGTGSAGMEACVVNLLEPGDKIVVCTNGVFGGRMADVASRIGAEVVQIERPFGEVFSVEEVGEVVKKEQPKVVGIVHAETSTGAVQSLKEISEVVHEADALLLVDCVTSLGGMPVKIDEWNIDAAYSGTQKCLSCPPGLAPVTFSSRATAAMDARKTKVSSWYLDMSMVRAYWGGSRAYHHTAPINMNFALHQALRLVLDEGMENRFSRHYANHCALKAGLQAMGIQFAVADDHQLPMLNAVKIPDGIDDATIRSQLLNWFGIEIGGGLGPMKGKTWRIGLMGESSQSSHVLLFLAALDQCLLHAGYQLTPGAGVAAANDFYRTTITD, from the coding sequence CACTCTGATGGGCCCTGGTCCCAGTGATGTCTCTCCCAGCGTTCTGTCAGCCATGGCCTCACCGACTGTCGGACATCTTGATCCGTATTTCCTGCAAATCATGGATGAAGTTCAAGATATGCTCAGAACGCTCTTCCATACCACAAACGAACTCACGCTGGCCGTCAGTGGCACCGGCAGTGCCGGTATGGAAGCCTGCGTAGTCAACCTGCTCGAACCGGGAGACAAAATCGTCGTCTGCACGAACGGTGTGTTTGGCGGCCGGATGGCGGATGTTGCCAGCCGCATTGGTGCGGAAGTCGTTCAGATTGAGCGCCCCTTCGGCGAAGTCTTTTCCGTTGAAGAAGTGGGAGAAGTCGTCAAAAAAGAACAACCGAAAGTGGTCGGCATTGTGCATGCAGAAACATCTACGGGAGCCGTACAATCGCTGAAAGAAATTTCCGAAGTTGTCCACGAAGCGGATGCATTGCTGCTGGTTGACTGCGTGACCTCACTTGGAGGAATGCCTGTGAAAATTGATGAATGGAATATCGACGCCGCCTATAGTGGGACACAGAAGTGCCTGAGCTGTCCTCCCGGCCTGGCGCCTGTCACATTCAGTTCTCGCGCCACTGCCGCCATGGATGCCCGTAAGACCAAGGTTTCGAGCTGGTACCTGGATATGTCCATGGTCCGTGCTTACTGGGGTGGCTCACGGGCCTATCATCATACTGCACCGATTAACATGAACTTTGCACTGCATCAGGCACTGCGACTGGTACTCGACGAAGGTATGGAAAACCGATTCTCGCGTCATTATGCCAATCATTGTGCTCTGAAAGCAGGCCTGCAAGCGATGGGAATTCAGTTCGCGGTCGCCGATGACCATCAACTTCCAATGCTCAACGCCGTCAAGATTCCCGATGGAATCGATGATGCCACCATTCGCAGCCAGCTCTTGAACTGGTTTGGCATCGAAATCGGCGGCGGCCTCGGCCCGATGAAGGGCAAAACCTGGCGGATCGGCCTGATGGGAGAGAGCAGCCAGAGTTCGCATGTGCTGCTGTTCCTGGCGGCCCTGGATCAATGTCTGCTGCATGCGGGCTACCAGCTGACACCCGGCGCCGGCGTAGCTGCTGCAAATGATTTTTACCGCACAACAATTACAGACTAA